From a single Aggregatilinea lenta genomic region:
- a CDS encoding transketolase yields MSIQDLQRKSVEYRKTILKIIHHAHAGHTGGSLSCIDILNVLYNHVMNVSPDTFDDPTRDRYVQSKGHSVEALYTVLADKGFFPVEDLDTMEQYGSHFTGHPTRDIPGIEQNTGALGHGLSVSVGMALAAKLDKRPYRVFTLLGDGELTEGSSWEASMTAAHYKLDNLVVIIDRNKLQITGPTETVVALEPLADKFAAFGYAVRQCDGNDIAALVETFDRVPFEPGKPNLILANTVKGKGISFTENVVAWHHKVPTDDELSRAMAELDRAAAEIEVMA; encoded by the coding sequence ATGTCAATTCAGGATCTTCAGCGGAAATCCGTCGAATACCGCAAGACCATCCTCAAGATCATTCACCATGCCCATGCGGGTCATACGGGCGGAAGTCTGTCGTGCATTGACATCCTCAATGTGCTTTACAACCATGTCATGAACGTCTCGCCCGACACCTTCGACGATCCCACCCGCGACCGCTACGTGCAGAGCAAGGGCCACTCGGTCGAGGCGCTCTATACCGTGCTCGCGGACAAGGGCTTCTTCCCGGTCGAGGATCTCGACACGATGGAGCAGTATGGCTCCCACTTCACCGGCCACCCCACGCGGGACATCCCCGGCATCGAGCAAAATACGGGCGCACTGGGCCACGGCCTGTCGGTGTCGGTCGGCATGGCGCTGGCCGCCAAGCTGGACAAGCGTCCCTACCGCGTCTTCACGCTGCTGGGCGATGGCGAACTGACCGAAGGGTCGAGCTGGGAAGCGTCAATGACGGCGGCGCACTACAAGCTCGATAACCTGGTGGTCATCATCGACCGCAACAAGCTCCAGATCACCGGCCCGACCGAAACGGTTGTGGCGCTGGAACCGCTGGCGGACAAGTTCGCCGCGTTCGGTTATGCCGTGCGGCAGTGCGACGGCAACGACATCGCCGCGCTGGTTGAGACGTTCGACCGCGTGCCGTTCGAGCCGGGCAAGCCCAACCTGATCCTGGCGAACACGGTCAAGGGCAAGGGCATCAGCTTCACGGAAAATGTGGTCGCGTGGCATCACAAGGTCCCCACCGATGACGAACTCAGCCGCGCGATGGCCGAACTGGACCGCGCCGCAGCAGAAATCGAGGTGATGGCGTAA
- a CDS encoding FGGY family carbohydrate kinase — MSTLLAIDQSTSATKALFFSERGDLLDKTSLEHRQHYPRPGWVEHDAEEIYQNTLQVVRALLDQNPDRRADLRSLSITNQRETIVVFDRATGAPLHHAIVWQCRRGDPICADLVKAGHSERVQRSTGLKIDTYFPASKLKWLFDTYPDLKARAEDGSALVGTIDTYLIYRLTNGAVFATDHTNASRTLLYDIKNLCWDEGLCDLFGVPVRALPDVRESSATFGETDLGGALETAIPICGVMGDSQAALFAERCFRPGMAKVTFGTGSSVLLNVGDQMRLSQNGIVTTIGWVYRGQPAYAFEGIINFTGATIAWLRDQLQLIDSAQETEALAQSVDDNAGVYLVPAFVGLSAPYWRADARGAIVGLTPAATKAHVVRAALESIAYQVYDVLGLMADEAGLALHHVHGDGGAVSNRFLMQFTADVTQHVVRASSLPELSALGATLSGALGLGIYDSLDELDALPHAFVDYEPRMAVEAANQQIEGWQAAVRQTLTN; from the coding sequence ATGAGCACACTTCTCGCCATCGACCAGAGCACGTCCGCTACGAAGGCGCTGTTCTTCAGCGAGCGCGGGGATCTGCTGGACAAGACGTCATTGGAGCACCGCCAGCACTACCCCCGCCCCGGCTGGGTAGAGCATGACGCCGAGGAAATTTACCAGAACACGCTTCAGGTCGTGCGCGCGCTACTCGATCAGAACCCGGATCGGCGTGCGGACCTGCGCAGCCTGAGCATCACCAACCAGCGCGAAACGATCGTCGTGTTCGACCGGGCGACCGGCGCACCGCTGCACCACGCGATCGTGTGGCAGTGCCGCCGGGGCGACCCGATCTGCGCGGACCTCGTCAAAGCCGGGCACAGCGAGCGCGTTCAGCGCAGCACCGGTCTGAAGATCGACACGTACTTTCCCGCCTCCAAGCTCAAATGGCTGTTCGATACGTATCCCGACCTGAAGGCGCGCGCCGAAGACGGCTCCGCGCTGGTGGGGACGATCGATACGTACCTGATCTACCGCCTGACGAACGGGGCCGTGTTCGCCACCGATCACACCAACGCCTCGCGCACGCTGTTGTACGACATCAAGAACCTGTGCTGGGACGAGGGCCTGTGCGACCTGTTCGGTGTGCCGGTGCGTGCCCTGCCCGACGTGCGCGAATCGAGCGCGACGTTCGGAGAGACGGATCTGGGCGGCGCGCTCGAGACCGCGATCCCGATCTGCGGCGTCATGGGCGACTCGCAGGCGGCGCTGTTTGCGGAACGGTGCTTCCGGCCCGGCATGGCGAAGGTCACCTTCGGCACGGGGTCGTCGGTGCTGCTCAACGTGGGCGATCAGATGCGCCTGTCGCAGAACGGCATCGTGACGACGATCGGCTGGGTGTATCGCGGCCAACCGGCGTATGCCTTCGAGGGGATCATCAACTTCACGGGAGCGACGATCGCGTGGCTGCGCGACCAGCTCCAGTTGATCGACTCCGCGCAGGAGACGGAAGCGCTGGCGCAGAGCGTGGACGATAACGCGGGCGTATACCTCGTGCCCGCTTTCGTCGGGCTGAGCGCCCCCTACTGGCGCGCGGACGCACGCGGGGCCATCGTCGGGCTGACGCCCGCCGCGACCAAAGCCCACGTCGTGCGCGCCGCGTTGGAATCCATCGCGTATCAGGTGTACGACGTGCTGGGCCTGATGGCGGACGAAGCGGGACTGGCGCTGCACCACGTCCACGGCGACGGCGGCGCGGTGAGCAACCGCTTCCTGATGCAGTTCACGGCGGACGTCACGCAGCACGTCGTGCGCGCGTCGTCGCTGCCGGAACTGTCGGCGCTGGGCGCGACGCTGTCCGGCGCGCTCGGTTTGGGGATCTACGACTCGCTCGACGAGCTGGACGCGCTCCCCCACGCATTTGTGGATTATGAGCCGCGTATGGCGGTCGAAGCGGCGAACCAGCAGATCGAGGGCTGGCAGGCCGCCGTTCGCCAGACGCTGACCAACTAA
- a CDS encoding transketolase family protein gives METGKPNLEVMADTLMALAEHDRDLLVVTSDSRGSGKLVPFAAAFPDQVVEVGIAEQNLVGIAAGLASAGKKVFAVSPACFLTARSLEQIKNDVAYSDQPVTVVGISAGVSYGSLGTTHHSLHDYAVMRTINNIDVLAPADNFETAEAIKAAYTLRRPVYVRFGKQAMPHLYGPGATFEVGKANVLSQGADVTFVATGETVPRAVQAAAVLEGEGLSCGVISVHTLKPFDEAAVLDAAANTRALVTVEEHSIFGGLGEACASALMQSGVRVPFKIVGLPDDHTVTGSQNEIFNHYGISADGLANTARQLLQVGITA, from the coding sequence ATGGAAACCGGAAAACCAAATCTCGAAGTGATGGCGGATACGCTGATGGCGCTGGCCGAGCACGACCGCGATCTGCTGGTCGTCACCAGCGATTCGCGCGGGTCGGGCAAACTGGTCCCGTTCGCTGCCGCGTTCCCCGATCAGGTCGTGGAAGTGGGCATCGCGGAGCAGAATCTGGTGGGCATCGCGGCGGGGCTGGCCTCGGCAGGCAAGAAGGTCTTCGCCGTCTCTCCGGCGTGCTTCCTGACGGCGCGCTCGCTGGAACAGATCAAAAACGATGTGGCCTATTCCGACCAGCCGGTGACGGTGGTCGGCATCAGCGCGGGCGTCAGCTACGGATCGCTGGGCACGACGCACCACTCGCTGCACGATTACGCCGTGATGCGCACGATCAACAACATCGACGTGCTGGCTCCGGCGGACAACTTCGAGACGGCGGAAGCGATCAAAGCGGCTTACACGCTGCGCCGCCCGGTGTACGTGCGCTTCGGCAAGCAGGCGATGCCGCACCTCTATGGGCCGGGCGCGACGTTCGAGGTGGGCAAGGCCAACGTGCTGTCGCAGGGGGCGGACGTGACGTTCGTGGCTACCGGTGAAACCGTGCCGCGCGCGGTGCAGGCTGCTGCCGTGCTGGAAGGCGAAGGCCTATCGTGCGGCGTGATCAGCGTACATACGCTCAAGCCGTTCGACGAAGCGGCAGTGCTGGACGCCGCCGCGAACACGCGCGCGCTGGTGACCGTCGAGGAGCACAGCATCTTCGGCGGGCTGGGCGAAGCGTGCGCCTCGGCGCTGATGCAGAGCGGCGTGCGCGTCCCGTTCAAGATCGTGGGTCTGCCCGACGATCACACCGTCACCGGCAGCCAGAACGAAATCTTTAATCATTACGGCATATCCGCCGACGGGCTGGCAAACACGGCCCGGCAGCTTCTTCAGGTAGGCATCACGGCATGA
- a CDS encoding DUF2291 family protein — MVRRLFFRRLSLLVAVGMLASSLSGCVLATVRTINEDEEAKLGFVGADYVDEIWDSQLMPTYNEQAQDLPTLLPLIAQDQGAAIEQFGSRSGTGAYSFMVKGEGKILTFDTSSRAGLAAIDLNPPDGTADVSITIGPLIKISQRAAVRDAVGFIVYNDFSNQEDFAGVANAMGDRILAMLVDKFGAADADSIQDIDPASMEGKTVKFTGAFTLDDPANIIIVPVALEVTD, encoded by the coding sequence ATGGTGCGTAGACTCTTTTTCCGGCGGTTGTCGCTGCTCGTTGCAGTTGGCATGCTCGCCTCCTCCTTGTCCGGCTGCGTCCTGGCGACCGTGCGCACGATCAACGAAGACGAGGAAGCCAAGCTGGGCTTCGTCGGCGCGGACTACGTCGATGAAATCTGGGACAGCCAGCTCATGCCCACCTATAACGAGCAGGCGCAGGACCTGCCTACGCTGCTCCCGCTGATCGCGCAAGATCAGGGCGCGGCCATCGAGCAGTTCGGCAGCCGCTCCGGGACAGGCGCATACAGCTTCATGGTCAAGGGCGAAGGCAAGATCCTGACGTTCGACACGTCATCGCGCGCGGGGCTGGCCGCCATCGACCTCAACCCGCCGGATGGCACGGCTGACGTTTCGATCACGATCGGCCCGCTGATCAAGATCAGCCAGCGCGCCGCCGTGCGTGACGCGGTCGGGTTCATCGTTTACAACGACTTTAGCAACCAGGAAGACTTCGCCGGGGTCGCCAACGCGATGGGCGATCGCATCCTGGCGATGCTGGTCGACAAGTTCGGCGCGGCTGACGCGGACAGCATTCAGGACATCGACCCGGCCAGCATGGAAGGCAAGACGGTCAAATTCACCGGGGCATTCACGCTGGACGATCCGGCCAACATCATCATCGTGCCGGTAGCGCTTGAGGTGACGGACTGA
- a CDS encoding D-ribose ABC transporter substrate-binding protein → MAAGEGLIVVITPSHDNPFFKAEADSAQAAAEALGYETLVLVHDDDPALQDQHFDQAIALEAKAIILDNAGADASIAAVQKAKDAGIPTFLIDREINETGIAASQIISNNYQGAVLGGEEFVSLMGEEGQYVELLGRESDTNAHIRSQGYHDVIDEYPDLELVAQQTANWSQPEAYDVMETIIQAHPDIKGVISGNDTMAMGAMAALQAAGMTDVIVVGFDGSQDVMDAIKDGTISATVLQPVAQFGPLAVEQAHTYITTGELPAEEKISIDCILVNADNVEDYFNFAPVE, encoded by the coding sequence ATGGCGGCAGGCGAGGGCCTGATCGTGGTCATCACGCCGTCGCACGACAACCCGTTCTTCAAGGCGGAAGCGGACTCGGCGCAGGCCGCGGCGGAAGCCCTCGGTTACGAGACGCTGGTGCTGGTGCACGACGACGACCCGGCGCTGCAGGACCAGCACTTCGATCAGGCGATCGCGCTGGAAGCGAAGGCGATCATCCTGGACAATGCGGGCGCGGATGCGTCCATCGCCGCCGTGCAGAAGGCCAAGGACGCGGGCATCCCGACGTTCCTGATCGACCGTGAGATCAACGAGACCGGCATCGCCGCGTCGCAGATCATCTCCAACAACTACCAGGGCGCGGTGTTGGGCGGCGAGGAATTCGTCAGCCTGATGGGCGAAGAGGGCCAGTACGTCGAACTGCTGGGCCGCGAGTCCGACACGAACGCGCACATCCGCTCGCAGGGTTACCATGACGTGATCGACGAATATCCGGACCTGGAACTGGTCGCGCAGCAGACGGCGAACTGGAGCCAGCCGGAAGCCTACGACGTGATGGAAACCATCATCCAGGCGCACCCCGACATCAAGGGTGTCATCTCCGGTAACGACACCATGGCCATGGGCGCGATGGCCGCGCTGCAGGCCGCTGGCATGACCGACGTGATCGTGGTCGGTTTCGACGGCAGCCAGGACGTGATGGACGCCATCAAGGACGGCACCATCAGCGCCACCGTGCTGCAGCCCGTCGCTCAGTTCGGCCCGCTGGCCGTCGAGCAGGCGCACACCTACATCACTACGGGTGAACTGCCCGCCGAAGAGAAGATCTCCATCGACTGCATCCTGGTGAATGCGGACAACGTCGAGGACTACTTCAACTTCGCTCCGGTCGAGTAA
- a CDS encoding sugar ABC transporter ATP-binding protein: MAAPAASPTQTQTPPDGVILRAEQVSKFYPGTVALDHVDFNVYRGKVNVLVGENGAGKSTLMKILAGVEQPNEGRLMLEEKEIRPKSPREAEEEGIGIIYQELNLFPNLNVSENIFMAHELTQGKSVIKHRMQEVRTRALLSRLEQPIDPRTLVQNLRIGQQQIVEIAKALAFDTQILIMDEPTSALSNAEVEVLFTVIEDLKAAGVSIIYISHKLEELMQIGDVITVLRDGRLIAEAPMGKVDLPWIIERMVGRETEMVYHPPQHEFGEPILDVNHITLPKPGGGHLLEDVSFSLRAGEILGVYGLMGAGRTEMFECLMGLHPEASGEIRINDRKVRGLIDSRIAQGLMIIPEDRQREGLVQELSIADNMLLASLRRYMRSFFLSAAKENESITRLIKELSIKVSSPQHLVSSLSGGNQQKVVVAKALLTSPKILLMDEPTRGIDVGAKEEIFQIMRNLAAQGLGIIFVSTELKEIMAMADRILVMSKGRITKEFDRTEATQQALVEASAIGHELARKDNTSNGGN, encoded by the coding sequence ATGGCTGCTCCTGCTGCCTCTCCAACACAAACACAAACGCCGCCGGACGGCGTGATCCTGCGCGCCGAGCAGGTCTCGAAGTTCTATCCCGGCACGGTCGCGCTCGACCACGTGGACTTCAACGTCTATCGCGGCAAAGTCAACGTGCTAGTCGGCGAAAACGGCGCGGGCAAATCGACCCTGATGAAAATTCTGGCCGGGGTCGAGCAGCCCAACGAAGGCCGCCTGATGCTCGAAGAAAAAGAGATCCGGCCCAAGTCGCCACGAGAAGCGGAAGAAGAGGGCATCGGGATCATTTACCAGGAACTGAACCTGTTCCCGAACCTCAACGTCAGCGAAAACATCTTCATGGCGCACGAGCTGACGCAGGGCAAGTCGGTGATCAAACACCGCATGCAGGAAGTCCGCACGCGCGCTCTGCTGTCGCGGCTGGAGCAGCCGATCGATCCGCGCACGCTGGTGCAGAACCTGCGCATCGGCCAGCAGCAGATCGTGGAGATCGCCAAGGCGCTCGCCTTTGACACGCAGATCCTGATCATGGACGAGCCGACTTCCGCGCTTAGCAATGCCGAGGTCGAGGTGCTGTTCACCGTGATCGAGGACCTCAAGGCGGCGGGTGTCTCGATCATCTACATCTCGCACAAGCTCGAAGAACTGATGCAGATCGGCGATGTGATCACTGTTCTGCGCGACGGTCGCCTGATTGCCGAGGCGCCGATGGGCAAGGTGGACCTGCCCTGGATCATCGAGCGCATGGTCGGGCGCGAAACGGAAATGGTCTACCATCCGCCGCAACACGAATTCGGTGAGCCGATCCTGGACGTCAACCACATCACGCTGCCCAAGCCGGGTGGCGGTCACCTGCTCGAAGACGTCTCCTTCAGCCTGCGCGCGGGCGAGATTCTGGGCGTGTACGGTCTGATGGGGGCAGGGCGCACAGAAATGTTCGAATGCCTCATGGGCCTGCACCCTGAAGCGTCGGGCGAGATCAGGATCAACGATCGCAAGGTGCGCGGGCTGATCGATAGCCGCATCGCCCAGGGCCTGATGATCATCCCCGAAGACCGCCAGCGCGAGGGCCTCGTGCAAGAACTAAGCATCGCCGATAACATGCTGCTCGCCAGTCTCAGACGCTACATGCGCAGCTTTTTCCTTTCGGCGGCAAAAGAGAACGAGAGCATCACGCGGCTGATCAAGGAACTTTCGATCAAGGTGAGTAGCCCGCAGCACCTCGTCTCGTCGCTGAGCGGCGGCAACCAGCAGAAGGTCGTGGTGGCGAAGGCGCTGCTGACCTCGCCCAAGATCCTGTTGATGGACGAGCCGACGCGCGGCATCGATGTAGGTGCGAAGGAAGAGATCTTCCAGATCATGCGCAATCTGGCGGCGCAGGGCCTGGGCATCATCTTCGTTTCGACGGAACTCAAAGAGATCATGGCGATGGCCGATCGGATCCTCGTCATGTCCAAGGGCCGGATTACAAAAGAATTTGATCGCACCGAGGCGACCCAACAGGCGTTGGTCGAAGCGTCCGCCATCGGTCACGAGCTAGCACGAAAGGATAACACTTCCAATGGCGGAAATTGA
- a CDS encoding ABC transporter permease, which yields MAEIDMRPGAQPQAPARPRNNVSLRQLALQLRAFIALFIVFGFFALRSDPFLMEGNQIILAKQVAINAVLGVGMTFVILTGGIDLSVGSIVGLTGMIAGGLINEGLILSPLNRVVYFNVWVIAAIALGLGMLVGLINGLLITRFNVAPFIATLGTLYMARGFAMLSNNGATFPNLVGDPALGNTGFPSLGRDSFLGLPYSIWIMIALALVAIFITRKTPFGRQVYAIGGNSRAAQLSGVRVKGVTLLTYVISGFCAAIVGLIVTSQLVAAHPATGESYELNAIAAVVLGGTSLAGGRGTILGTIVGAFVIGVLRNGMVIEGVSSFWQMVITGGVIILAVVIDQLQQRIQDRSAKL from the coding sequence ATGGCGGAAATTGATATGCGTCCCGGCGCTCAGCCTCAGGCCCCGGCGCGCCCGCGTAACAACGTCTCGCTGCGGCAGCTCGCGCTGCAACTGCGTGCCTTCATTGCGCTGTTTATCGTTTTCGGGTTCTTCGCATTGCGGTCCGACCCGTTCCTGATGGAAGGCAACCAGATCATCCTGGCCAAGCAGGTGGCGATCAACGCCGTGCTCGGTGTCGGGATGACGTTCGTCATCCTGACCGGCGGCATCGACCTGTCGGTGGGATCCATCGTCGGCCTGACGGGCATGATCGCGGGCGGGCTGATTAACGAGGGCCTGATCCTCTCGCCGCTGAACCGCGTCGTCTACTTCAATGTGTGGGTCATCGCCGCGATCGCGCTGGGGCTGGGCATGCTGGTCGGCCTCATCAACGGCTTGCTGATTACGCGCTTTAACGTCGCGCCATTTATCGCCACATTGGGCACGCTGTACATGGCGCGCGGGTTTGCAATGCTCTCTAACAACGGCGCGACCTTCCCCAATCTGGTGGGCGATCCGGCACTGGGCAACACGGGTTTCCCCAGCCTGGGGCGAGATAGTTTCCTGGGGCTACCCTATTCGATCTGGATCATGATCGCGCTGGCGTTGGTCGCCATCTTCATCACGCGTAAAACGCCGTTCGGGCGGCAGGTGTACGCTATCGGCGGCAACAGCCGCGCCGCACAGCTTTCGGGCGTGCGGGTGAAGGGCGTCACGCTGCTGACGTACGTTATTTCCGGCTTCTGCGCCGCCATCGTGGGCCTGATCGTGACGTCGCAGCTTGTTGCGGCGCACCCAGCCACCGGCGAGTCGTATGAATTGAACGCCATCGCCGCCGTGGTGCTGGGCGGAACCTCGCTCGCGGGCGGGCGCGGCACCATTTTGGGCACGATCGTCGGCGCATTCGTCATCGGCGTGCTGCGCAACGGCATGGTTATCGAGGGTGTCAGCTCCTTTTGGCAGATGGTCATCACCGGTGGTGTCATCATCCTGGCTGTGGTCATCGACCAGCTACAACAACGGATTCAAGATCGGAGTGCGAAGCTCTAA